The following proteins are co-located in the Schistocerca nitens isolate TAMUIC-IGC-003100 chromosome 2, iqSchNite1.1, whole genome shotgun sequence genome:
- the LOC126235459 gene encoding neurogenin-2-like produces the protein MDLVSSSSACSSTERFMTLEEAHDPARLLAAEVRQFSAPRDYQRFAPYQQLPAARHDHHEMAPLFSPARPVSACSAATTVSDGEPPRQLLSPRRDVLIVGLTDEYLPSRIPESVPSPAHKRLPSAPLAYGFDNNNTPGYSYGQQRWQVAATTLRSAPQFAAAGAAPGAPAGVSAAALQQRARMSLPAAPPSALPRRPPHRRRVGSSSKAAASSSSSCERATSPSVLKRRRLAANARERRRMNGLNEAFDRLREVIPSLGEDHRLSKFETLQMAQTYIAALCDLLERAGAGVAPIMSTGGEASGVGIDCSGGPRR, from the coding sequence ATGGACCTGGTGAGCAGTTCCTCAGCCTGCAGCAGCACCGAACGCTTCATGACGCTGGAGGAGGCGCACGACCCGGCCAGGCTGCTGGCCGCCGAGGTGCGCCAGTTCTCCGCGCCGAGGGACTACCAGCGCTTCGCGCCCTACCAGCAGCTGCCGGCCGCCAGGCACGACCACCACGAGATGGCTCCTCTCTTCTCCCCCGCCAGACCCGTGTCCGCGTGCTCCGCGGCCACGACCGTCAGCGACGGCGAGCCCCCGCGACAGCTGCTGTCACCGCGGAGGGACGTCTTGATCGTCGGCCTCACAGACGAGTACCTTCCCTCCAGAATACCCGAGTCCGTGCCGTCACCGGCGCACAAGCGGCTGCCGTCGGCTCCCCTGGCGTACGGCTTCGACAACAACAACACGCCGGGCTACAGCTACGGTCAGCAGCGATGGCAGGTAGCGGCGACGACGCTGAGGTCGGCGCCGCAGTTCGCGGCGGCGGGAGCGGCCCCTGGCGCCCCCGCGGGCGTGTCGGCCGCCGCACTGCAGCAGCGCGCGCGCATGTCCCTGCCGGCGGCGCCGCCTTCGGCCTTGCCCAGGCGCCCTCCGCACCGCAGGAGAGTGGGTTCGTCCTCGAAGGCCGCGGCGTCCTCTTCGTCGTCGTGCGAGCGCGCCACCTCGCCGTCGGTCCTCAAGCGCAGGCGGCTCGCGGCCAACGCTCGCGAGCGCCGCCGCATGAACGGCCTCAACGAGGCGTTCGACCGCCTGCGGGAGGTGATCCCGTCGCTGGGCGAGGACCACCGCCTCTCCAAGTTCGAGACGCTGCAGATGGCGCAGACGTACATAGCGGCGCTGTGCGACCTCCTGGAACGCGCGGGTGCCGGCGTCGCACCCATAATGTCTACTGGCGGGGAGGCGAGCGGCGTCGGCATCGACTGCAGCGGCGGACCACGCAGGTGA